One Papaver somniferum cultivar HN1 chromosome 10, ASM357369v1, whole genome shotgun sequence genomic window carries:
- the LOC113319416 gene encoding amidophosphoribosyltransferase, chloroplastic-like: MAGIQIFSCFTEKPHVLSSHSFSSFTKSHHFPVNFKTHLSKPLKFQSSISCDYKPTLNSASSDSNSNEIDDKLREECGVVGIYGDPEASRLCYLALHALQHRGQEGAGIVTVHENILKSVTGLGLVSEVFNESKLDQLHGNLSIGHVRYSTSGSSSVLKNIQPFVASYRFGLVGIAHNGNLVNYNLLRNFLEEKGSIFNTTSDTEVILHLIAKSKARPFILRIIDTCEKIQGAYSMVFITEDKLVAVRDPYGFRPLVMGRRSNGAYVFVSETCALDLVDATFEREVYPGEVIVVEKDLSIQSFCLMPRRDRKACVFEHIYFSLPNSVVFGLSVYQARREFGEILAMESPAECDFVIAVPDSGVVAALGYASEAGKSFEQGLIRSHYVGRTFIEPTQGIRDFAVKLKLAPVKAVIEGKKVVVVDDSIVRGTTSKKIVRLLKEAGAKEVHMRIASPTLKYPCYYGVDIPDSSKLISNQLSVEELRVSIGADSLAFLPLEKLKNVMGDGYCYACFDGKYPVLPQPIEWDY, translated from the coding sequence ATGGCAGGAATTcaaatattttcttgttttactGAAAAACCTCATGTTCtctcttcacattcattttcttCTTTCACTAAATCCCACCATTTTCCTGTTAATTTCAAAACCCATCTCTCCAAACCCCTCAAATTTCAATCTAGTATTTCCTGTGATTACAAACCCACTTTGAATTCTGCTTCCTCAGATAGCAATTCCAATGAAATTGACGACAAACTTAGAGAAGAATGCGGTGTTGTAGGAATTTATGGTGACCCAGAAGCTTCAAGACTCTGTTACTTGGCTCTCCATGCACTTCAGCACCGTGGCCAAGAAGGTGCAGGAATTGTTACAGTTCATGAAAACATTTTGAAATCAGTAACCGGTCTTGGTTTAGTTTCTGAGGtttttaatgaatcaaaacttGATCAACTTCACGGCAATCTATCAATCGGTCACGTTCGTTATTCTACGTCAGGTTCTTCATCAGTACTAAAGAATATTCAACCTTTTGTTGCTAGTTATAGATTTGGTTTAGTTGGCATTGCTCATAATGGAAATTTGGTTAACTACAATTTACTTAGaaattttcttgaagaaaaaGGTTCAATTTTTAATACTACTTCAGATACTGAAGTTATTCTTCATTTGATTGCTAAATCAAAAGCCAGACCTTTCATACTTCGAATTATCGATACGTGCGAAAAGATCCAAGGAGCTTATTCAATGGTGTTTATAACAGAAGATAAATTAGTTGCAGTTCGTGACCCTTATGGCTTCCGGCCGTTGGTTATGGGTAGAAGAAGTAATGGAGCTTATGTTTTTGTTTCTGAAACTTGTGCATTAGATTTGGTTGATGCAACCTTTGAAAGAGAAGTGTATCCTGGAGAAGTGATCGTTGTTGAGAAAGATTTAAGTATACAATCATTCTGTTTAATGCCTCGTCGAGATCGTAAAGCTTGTGTTTTTGAACACATTTATTTCTCGCTGCCGAATTCGGTTGTTTTTGGTCTTTCGGTTTATCAAGCCAGAAGAGAATTCGGTGAGATTTTGGCAATGGAAAGTCCTGCTGAATGCGATTTTGTAATAGCGGTACCTGACTCCGGTGTCGTTGCTGCACTTGGGTATGCATCAGAAGCTGGGAAATCATTTGAACAAGGTTTGATAAGATCACATTACGTTGGAAGAACTTTCATTGAACCAACACAGGGAATTAGAGATTTCGCCGTTAAGTTGAAACTAGCTCCAGTGAAGGCAGTAATTGAAGGTAAAAAAGTTGTTGTTGTGGATGATTCCATTGTTAGAGGAACTACTTCGAAAAAAATTGTTAGGCTGTTGAAAGAAGCTGGAGCTAAAGAAGTGCATATGAGGATTGCTAGTCCAACACTGAAATATCCTTGCTATTACGGTGTCGATATTCCGGATTCAAGCAAGTTGATATCGAATCAATTAAGTGTCGAAGAACTTCGTGTATCTATTGGTGCTGATTCACTGGCTTTTCTTCCACTAGAAAAGTTAAAGAATGTGATGGGAGATGGATATTGTTATGCTTGTTTTGATGGGAAATATCCTGTTTTACCACAACCCATTGAATGGGATTACTAG
- the LOC113319417 gene encoding major latex protein 146-like: protein MAKVMVQAFLRLGLLVLVFIGMAQIVGAQIETKLKCSADGFYNLYRHNVTQMSSIFPDYFKSIKIVEGDGISLDSIRLWQYVVPEVSSNVMVLKEMLKSVDDENKVNHIQCFRRGFNDSI from the exons ATGGCAAAAGTAATGGTACAAGCCTTTCTTAGACTAGGATTGCTCGTACTAGTTTTCATTGGGATGGCCCAAATTGTTGGGGCTCAGATTGAAACTAAACTCAAGTGTTCCGCAGACGGGTTCTATAATCTGTATAGGCACAATGTAACGCAAATGAGTTCAATTTTCCCTGATTACTTCAAGAGTATTAAAATTGTTGAGGgtgatggaataagcttggattCCATTAGGTTATGGCAATATGTTGTACCAG AAGTATCTTCCAACGTAATGGTGCTTAAGGAAATGCTTAAATCAGTAGACGACGAAAATAAGGTCAATCACATTCAGTGTTTTCGGAGGGGATTTAATGATTCTATATAA